In one Deltaproteobacteria bacterium genomic region, the following are encoded:
- a CDS encoding thioesterase family protein, whose translation MASLDLDTRVSGAAGRYRAVISPEWEVWGPDGGYVAAIALRAAGAEARIPRPVAFAAHYLSVARFAPVDLEVTAVHRGRRSESLRVSMTQEGKPVLEAIVRTAAELPGLTHEHTEPPDVPGPEGLRSSDEVYAGQPTFPFWQNLEGRPVDPDLWREGRPARPPLLHQWYRYRPVARFDDPFVNAGRALVLIDTLVWPAACQRHVAPPFTAPNLDVVAWFHRAADDSEWLLGDAVAPIAEGGLLGGTVRIWSADRRLVATGGAQLLCVPGSGPAPRLIRQPSSTPRTGSARP comes from the coding sequence GTGGCGTCCCTCGACCTCGACACCCGCGTCTCCGGCGCCGCCGGCCGCTACCGGGCCGTCATCTCACCCGAGTGGGAGGTCTGGGGGCCGGACGGCGGGTACGTCGCCGCGATCGCCCTCCGCGCCGCCGGGGCCGAGGCACGTATCCCTCGCCCCGTCGCCTTCGCGGCGCACTATCTCTCCGTGGCGCGCTTCGCGCCGGTCGACCTCGAGGTAACGGCCGTCCACCGCGGCCGGCGCTCCGAGTCGCTCCGCGTGTCGATGACACAGGAAGGGAAACCCGTCCTCGAAGCGATCGTACGCACCGCAGCGGAGCTTCCGGGCCTGACACACGAGCACACCGAGCCGCCCGACGTTCCCGGTCCCGAGGGCCTGCGATCCTCCGACGAGGTCTACGCAGGCCAGCCGACGTTCCCCTTCTGGCAGAACCTCGAGGGCCGACCCGTCGACCCGGACCTGTGGCGCGAGGGGCGCCCCGCGCGACCGCCCCTCCTCCACCAGTGGTACCGCTACCGGCCCGTCGCTCGCTTCGACGATCCGTTCGTGAACGCCGGCCGCGCCCTCGTCCTGATCGACACGCTCGTCTGGCCGGCGGCCTGCCAGCGGCACGTGGCGCCGCCGTTCACCGCGCCGAACCTCGACGTCGTCGCGTGGTTCCACCGCGCAGCCGACGACTCGGAGTGGCTGCTCGGCGACGCGGTCGCGCCGATCGCCGAAGGCGGTCTGCTCGGCGGCACGGTCCGCATCTGGAGCGCCGATCGCCGCCTCGTCGCGACCGGCGGGGCGCAGCTCCTCTGCGTCCCGGGGTCCGGCCCTGCGCCCCGCCTCATACGGCAACCGTCTTCCACACCCCGGACCGGAAGCGCGCGCCCTTGA
- the def gene encoding peptide deformylase yields the protein MAILKVARLGHPVLRCVADPVPSEALAALDTQRLIADMLETMAEYDGVGLAAPQVHVSRRLVVYGVAANPRYPDAPAIPLTVLVNPRIAPVGDEQEEDWEGCLSVPDLRGRVPRWTHLQVEALGRDGQALRYTAEGFHARILQHEMDHLDGKVYLDRMRADGEPRLPVRVPALRAQARGLSAREGRSGARSDWARSA from the coding sequence ATGGCGATCCTCAAGGTCGCACGCCTCGGTCATCCGGTCCTGCGCTGCGTGGCCGACCCGGTGCCGTCCGAGGCGCTCGCCGCGCTGGACACGCAGCGGCTGATCGCCGACATGCTGGAGACGATGGCCGAGTACGACGGCGTCGGGCTCGCCGCGCCCCAGGTGCACGTCTCGCGGCGGCTGGTGGTCTACGGCGTCGCCGCGAACCCGCGCTACCCGGACGCACCGGCGATCCCGCTCACCGTCCTGGTGAACCCCCGCATCGCGCCCGTCGGCGACGAGCAGGAGGAGGACTGGGAGGGCTGCCTCAGCGTCCCGGACCTGCGCGGCAGGGTGCCGCGCTGGACGCACCTCCAGGTCGAGGCGCTCGGCCGCGACGGGCAGGCGCTCCGCTATACGGCGGAGGGCTTTCACGCGCGCATCCTCCAGCACGAGATGGACCACCTCGACGGCAAGGTCTACCTCGACCGCATGCGCGCCGATGGAGAGCCTCGCCTTCCTGTCCGAGTTCCAGCGCTACGGGCTCAAGCGCGAGGACTGAGCGCCCGCGAGGGCCGCAGCGGCGCGAGATCCGACTGGGCTCGCTCGGCCTGA
- a CDS encoding DUF4118 domain-containing protein yields the protein MGHDPGRAQSTAAPYAVALLASTVALALTFLVWPRLETTPSPLFFAAVVVSSCYGGVRPALLATALAALATCYFFVPPVHSLAIESFDDALRVGMFVLVAVLTGSLSAARRRAEAERGQQAVVAEVGRLALAGGELSGLMHQAATHVARTLGIEYAAVWELPGDGRAASLRAAVCCRGGMVEDVTLDPDVLSDASLLIDDGANLPARNGVTLVKVIIRGPEGALGVVSAHATRPRRLASHDGHFLQAIAHVLGEAITRKRAEEQRAALLARERAARAHAEAASRAKEDLLATVSHELRAPLAQLVTWSRLLRRGKVDETALEAIDRSTRTLERLAGDLLDVARITAGKLSLAIRPLVLGGTVSGALDALRVAAEAKGIALEEDLGAEPLQVLADPTRLQQVVWNLVGNAVKFTPLGGRVLVRLRRVHGRARLTITDTGRGISAAFLPHVFEPFRQAGGTQQGLGLGLAIVRELVELHGGTVCAESAGEGRGARFTVILPLAPAATEALGGGSMTACAS from the coding sequence ATGGGTCACGATCCTGGGCGCGCGCAATCGACGGCGGCACCGTATGCCGTCGCCCTGCTGGCAAGCACGGTGGCGCTCGCGTTGACGTTTCTCGTCTGGCCCCGTCTCGAGACCACGCCCTCGCCGCTCTTCTTCGCGGCCGTGGTGGTGAGCTCGTGCTACGGCGGCGTTCGCCCGGCCCTCCTGGCGACCGCGCTCGCCGCCCTCGCGACCTGCTACTTCTTCGTGCCCCCGGTGCATTCGCTCGCGATCGAGAGCTTCGATGACGCGCTCCGTGTCGGCATGTTCGTGCTGGTGGCGGTGCTCACCGGGTCGCTGAGCGCCGCCCGGCGACGCGCCGAGGCCGAGCGCGGCCAGCAGGCGGTCGTCGCCGAGGTCGGCCGGCTGGCGCTCGCGGGCGGCGAGCTCTCGGGGCTCATGCACCAGGCTGCCACGCACGTCGCCCGGACGCTCGGCATCGAGTACGCCGCCGTGTGGGAGCTGCCGGGCGACGGTCGAGCCGCGTCGCTGCGCGCGGCCGTCTGCTGCCGGGGGGGCATGGTGGAGGATGTCACGCTCGATCCCGACGTGCTCTCCGACGCGTCCCTCCTGATCGACGACGGCGCGAACCTACCCGCGCGCAACGGCGTCACCCTCGTGAAGGTGATCATCCGCGGGCCGGAGGGAGCGCTCGGCGTCGTCAGCGCGCACGCCACGCGGCCGCGACGTCTCGCGTCCCACGACGGCCACTTCTTGCAGGCGATCGCCCACGTGCTCGGCGAGGCGATCACGCGCAAGCGGGCCGAGGAGCAGCGAGCGGCTCTCCTCGCCCGGGAGCGCGCCGCCCGTGCGCACGCGGAGGCCGCGAGCCGCGCCAAGGAGGACCTGCTCGCCACCGTGTCGCACGAGCTGCGCGCGCCGCTGGCGCAGCTCGTCACCTGGTCGCGCCTGCTTCGCCGCGGAAAGGTGGACGAGACCGCGCTGGAGGCGATCGACCGCAGCACGCGCACGCTCGAGCGGCTGGCCGGCGACCTCCTCGACGTGGCCCGCATCACCGCCGGCAAGCTCTCGCTGGCGATCCGTCCGCTCGTGCTGGGGGGCACCGTGTCGGGCGCGCTCGATGCCCTGCGCGTGGCGGCCGAGGCGAAGGGCATCGCGCTCGAGGAGGACCTGGGGGCCGAGCCCTTGCAGGTGCTCGCCGATCCGACGCGCCTGCAACAGGTGGTGTGGAACCTCGTCGGCAACGCCGTCAAGTTCACGCCCCTCGGCGGTCGCGTCCTGGTCCGCCTCCGGCGCGTACACGGGCGCGCGCGGCTCACGATCACCGACACCGGAAGAGGCATCAGCGCCGCCTTCCTGCCCCACGTCTTCGAACCCTTTCGCCAGGCCGGGGGGACGCAGCAGGGCCTCGGCCTCGGACTCGCGATCGTCCGCGAGCTCGTCGAGCTCCACGGCGGCACCGTCTGCGCGGAGAGCGCGGGCGAGGGCCGCGGCGCACGGTTCACCGTCATCCTTCCGCTGGCGCCGGCCGCGACGGAGGCGCTGGGCGGCGGCTCGATGACCGCGTGCGCGTCCTGA
- a CDS encoding MATE family efflux transporter: MDGAATGEGMARARSIPVAAEAGRAPEAEFLRATWALAWPVIFSFSIESFVGLCDMLMVGRLGRTAVAAVGVGVQILGAVDAVMFALGMGALAIVARHVGAGERGAAEETLRQSLLTAVAVAVLMILPVLAWAPALVAAFRVDDAVIGTGTRFLRVVMLGVPASALLFVMISSLRGAGDTRTPLAIGAVVGTVNVVLAYGLIFGRLGLPPLGVTGAAIATVVAFAAGALLGLALLARGRLVLALRGRPLRLRPDVVRRVLRIGYPAAIEHLLMQVGFFLYIVFAAHHGTAAVAAYFIGVRILSLSFLPGFGFAAAAATMIGQSLGARRPDDAERSGRAAVRLAVWLMTAAGVLIFAAARPIARLFVDDAAVVADTVSFIRVLAACQPLMALDFTLGGALRGAGDTRFPLVAVFLGFYVCRLGFAWLVTFALGLGVGWLWLALVGDYLARSVLKGARFRSGVWKTVAV; encoded by the coding sequence ATGGACGGGGCGGCCACGGGGGAGGGGATGGCACGGGCTCGCTCCATCCCCGTCGCCGCGGAAGCCGGCCGCGCGCCCGAGGCCGAGTTCCTGCGGGCGACGTGGGCGCTCGCGTGGCCGGTCATCTTCTCGTTTTCCATCGAGTCGTTCGTCGGCCTCTGTGACATGCTGATGGTCGGCCGGCTCGGCCGGACGGCGGTGGCCGCCGTCGGCGTGGGCGTCCAGATCCTCGGCGCCGTCGACGCCGTGATGTTCGCCCTCGGGATGGGTGCGCTCGCGATCGTCGCCCGCCACGTGGGAGCGGGAGAGCGGGGTGCGGCGGAGGAGACGCTCCGCCAGTCGCTGCTCACGGCGGTCGCCGTCGCCGTCCTGATGATCCTCCCCGTCCTCGCCTGGGCGCCGGCGCTCGTCGCCGCCTTCCGCGTGGACGACGCGGTCATCGGGACAGGGACGCGATTCCTCAGGGTCGTCATGCTCGGCGTGCCCGCCAGCGCCTTGCTCTTCGTCATGATCTCGAGCCTGCGCGGGGCGGGCGACACGCGGACGCCGCTCGCGATCGGCGCCGTTGTCGGAACCGTGAACGTGGTGCTCGCCTACGGCCTCATCTTCGGACGCCTCGGCCTCCCGCCGCTCGGCGTGACCGGGGCGGCGATCGCCACCGTCGTCGCCTTTGCCGCGGGCGCGCTCCTCGGCCTCGCGCTTCTCGCGCGCGGCCGGCTCGTGCTCGCGCTCCGCGGGCGCCCGCTGCGGCTTCGACCCGACGTGGTCCGGCGGGTGCTCCGCATCGGCTACCCCGCGGCGATCGAGCACCTGCTCATGCAGGTCGGCTTCTTCCTCTACATCGTGTTCGCCGCGCACCACGGAACGGCCGCCGTCGCCGCGTACTTCATCGGCGTCCGCATCCTCTCGCTCTCCTTCCTCCCGGGCTTCGGCTTCGCGGCCGCCGCGGCAACGATGATCGGACAGAGCCTGGGCGCGCGGCGCCCCGACGACGCCGAACGGAGCGGCCGGGCAGCCGTCCGGCTCGCCGTGTGGCTCATGACCGCGGCCGGCGTCCTGATCTTCGCGGCGGCGCGGCCGATCGCCCGTCTCTTCGTCGATGACGCCGCCGTCGTCGCCGACACGGTCTCCTTCATTCGCGTGCTCGCCGCCTGCCAGCCGCTCATGGCGCTCGACTTCACGCTCGGCGGCGCGCTCCGGGGCGCGGGCGACACGCGCTTCCCCCTGGTCGCGGTCTTCCTCGGCTTTTACGTCTGCCGGCTCGGCTTCGCCTGGCTGGTGACGTTCGCGCTCGGCCTCGGCGTCGGCTGGCTCTGGCTGGCGCTGGTCGGCGACTACCTCGCGCGCTCGGTCCTCAAGGGCGCGCGCTTCCGGTCCGGGGTGTGGAAGACGGTTGCCGTATGA
- a CDS encoding isoprenylcysteine carboxylmethyltransferase family protein: MSTGLVDVLLVSAWAALAVVDLQAARSERGARRALGPALVGGRRPHAALLILLVAATVAGLALIERRAGRLAAPPWLASAGLALAAGGLVLHVRARHALGASWSGVVTVRAAQTVVERGPYAVVRHPIYASLLLLAAGSLLAHPSAGTACLTFGFGVGLGLKIVVEERALRRVLGAAYASYAARVPALIPRLRRRGLAAPGGGSGTKCPTR, from the coding sequence GTGAGCACGGGGCTGGTCGACGTCCTGCTCGTATCGGCGTGGGCGGCGCTCGCCGTCGTCGACCTCCAGGCCGCTCGGAGCGAGCGCGGGGCTCGCCGTGCGCTCGGCCCCGCGCTCGTGGGTGGACGGCGGCCGCACGCGGCGCTCCTGATCCTGCTCGTGGCGGCGACCGTCGCCGGCCTGGCACTGATCGAGCGCAGGGCGGGACGTCTCGCAGCGCCACCGTGGCTCGCGAGCGCGGGGCTCGCCCTCGCCGCCGGCGGTCTCGTCCTGCACGTCCGCGCGCGTCACGCGCTCGGCGCGAGCTGGTCCGGCGTCGTGACGGTGCGGGCGGCACAGACCGTCGTCGAGCGCGGCCCCTACGCGGTGGTCCGGCATCCGATCTACGCCTCGCTCCTGCTCCTCGCGGCGGGCTCGCTCCTGGCGCACCCGTCGGCCGGGACGGCGTGCCTCACCTTCGGCTTCGGAGTGGGGCTCGGCCTCAAGATCGTCGTCGAGGAGCGCGCCCTTCGCCGCGTCCTCGGTGCGGCCTACGCGAGCTACGCCGCGCGTGTCCCCGCCCTCATACCGCGGCTTCGCCGCCGCGGCCTCGCGGCTCCCGGCGGAGGCAGCGGGACCAAATGCCCCACCCGCTGA